A portion of the Bacillus thuringiensis genome contains these proteins:
- a CDS encoding HAD hydrolase-like protein, which yields MLQALIFDMDGTLFQTDKILELSLDDTFDHLRSLQLWDTVTPIDKYREIMGVPLPKVWEALLPDHSIEVREQTDAYFLDRLIENIKSGKGALYPNVKEIFTYIKENNCSIYIASNGLKEYLRAIVTYYALDKWVTETFSIEQIQSLNKGDLVKSIMNKYDIKEAAVVGDRLSDINAAKDNGLLAIGCNFDFAQEDELAQADIVIDDLMELKEILPTVQRL from the coding sequence ATGTTACAAGCATTAATTTTTGATATGGACGGAACGTTATTTCAAACAGATAAAATTTTAGAATTATCGTTAGATGATACTTTTGATCACTTAAGATCACTACAATTATGGGATACAGTAACACCAATTGATAAATATAGAGAAATTATGGGTGTGCCGTTACCGAAAGTTTGGGAAGCTTTATTACCGGACCATTCTATTGAAGTAAGAGAACAAACAGATGCATATTTTTTAGATAGACTTATTGAAAACATAAAAAGCGGAAAAGGCGCTTTATATCCAAATGTAAAAGAAATATTTACATATATAAAAGAAAATAATTGTTCAATTTACATTGCTAGTAATGGTTTGAAAGAATATTTACGAGCAATCGTAACTTATTATGCTTTAGACAAGTGGGTGACTGAAACGTTTAGTATTGAACAAATACAATCGCTAAATAAAGGTGACTTAGTTAAAAGTATTATGAATAAATATGATATAAAAGAGGCAGCGGTAGTTGGTGACCGGCTATCTGATATAAATGCAGCGAAAGACAACGGTTTACTTGCAATTGGGTGTAATTTTGATTTTGCGCAAGAAGATGAACTTGCTCAGGCTGATATAGTAATAGATGATTTAATGGAGTTGAAGGAAATATTGCCTACTGTGCAGAGATTATAA
- a CDS encoding response regulator transcription factor, whose protein sequence is MKVLIADDEQDMLRILKAYFEKEGFEVLLAKDGEEALQMFYDEKIDLAILDWMMPKHSGITVCQEIKKNSSVKVLMLTAKSESEDELAALQSGADEYVKKPFHPGVLITRAKKLIQHDDIIQVQDVKINFAKNKVYKNDIELEITKTELELIKCFLNHKGTILTRKKLLDIVWGFDYFGEERTVDTHVRRLRKKIGENIIKTHRGLGYSLEEQSE, encoded by the coding sequence ATGAAAGTTTTAATTGCAGATGACGAACAAGATATGTTAAGAATTTTAAAAGCTTATTTTGAAAAAGAAGGCTTCGAAGTTTTATTAGCGAAAGACGGAGAGGAAGCACTTCAAATGTTTTATGATGAAAAAATTGATTTAGCTATTTTGGATTGGATGATGCCGAAACATAGTGGTATTACTGTCTGTCAGGAAATAAAAAAGAATTCAAGCGTAAAAGTGTTAATGCTTACGGCGAAAAGTGAAAGCGAAGATGAATTAGCAGCGCTTCAAAGTGGGGCAGATGAGTACGTAAAAAAACCATTTCATCCAGGAGTACTAATTACGCGAGCGAAAAAGCTTATTCAGCATGATGATATTATTCAAGTACAAGATGTAAAGATAAATTTCGCCAAAAATAAAGTATATAAAAATGATATAGAGTTAGAAATTACAAAAACAGAGCTCGAATTAATAAAATGCTTTTTAAATCATAAAGGAACGATTTTAACTCGTAAAAAATTGCTAGATATTGTATGGGGATTTGACTATTTTGGAGAAGAGAGAACGGTTGATACACATGTAAGAAGGCTGCGTAAAAAAATTGGAGAAAATATTATTAAGACGCATCGCGGGCTGGGCTATAGTTTGGAGGAACAAAGTGAATAA
- a CDS encoding WecB/TagA/CpsF family glycosyltransferase, whose product MDQQFIKGIPFSTLEYAKAISLLKGWLHEQQEKPRFVVTANPEIVMSAKENTEKSKQFKKMLLSADLITADGIGVIIGSKILKGTLKERVTGADLTHDLIKYCNDNEYRVFLFGAAPESNKKALEKLNEQFPGAQFKGQHGFVNGEEIEKIKIKIKQFKPHLLLVGLGSPKQEEFIYENIQTLNVPLSIGIGGMIDIISGTVKRAPKIMRDTGTEWLYRLLSQPKRLKRQLVLPKFLLSVMLERVKGMPS is encoded by the coding sequence GTGGATCAGCAGTTTATAAAAGGTATACCTTTTTCAACTTTAGAATATGCAAAAGCTATAAGTTTATTAAAAGGTTGGCTACATGAGCAGCAAGAGAAACCAAGGTTTGTAGTAACTGCAAATCCTGAAATTGTTATGTCTGCAAAGGAAAATACGGAAAAATCAAAGCAGTTTAAAAAGATGTTACTATCTGCGGATTTAATAACAGCGGACGGGATTGGTGTCATAATTGGCTCGAAAATATTAAAAGGAACTTTGAAAGAACGTGTTACTGGGGCGGATTTAACTCACGATTTAATAAAATATTGTAACGACAATGAATATCGTGTCTTTCTTTTTGGAGCCGCTCCAGAAAGTAATAAAAAGGCATTAGAAAAATTAAATGAGCAGTTCCCAGGAGCACAGTTTAAAGGACAGCATGGATTTGTAAATGGTGAAGAAATAGAAAAAATAAAAATAAAAATTAAGCAATTCAAGCCGCATTTACTACTCGTAGGACTAGGTTCACCAAAACAAGAAGAGTTCATCTATGAAAACATACAAACATTAAACGTTCCGCTATCTATTGGTATCGGAGGCATGATTGATATAATATCTGGTACTGTAAAAAGAGCGCCGAAAATAATGAGGGATACTGGAACTGAATGGCTGTATAGGTTACTCTCACAGCCAAAAAGGTTAAAGAGACAACTTGTACTTCCGAAATTTTTATTGTCGGTTATGTTAGAGAGAGTGAAAGGAATGCCAAGTTAA
- a CDS encoding phosphotransferase, which translates to MIEPLSNEKATIIFQELKVECETLFEFKIRNAIPIHRGWLNLKWKLETDAGDFVLKQYNQERYKMYNSDLLIQALQQQQRLHNNGVSCPKVLIYKNNVMHISKSDERFIVLEHKEGSLVSPGKVNQKEIHSLGQTIGYMHNLLNDGSLIKGENPKFVPPTKEARLKHWEDKRREVENLGKEHILPYIKLQQEATQLVSVDQFHNSKCGWVHRDLWVDNFLFLNDKVSAILDFDRMDYDYVELDIGRVVISCALSDGVLNKSLVASFLEGYRNEVDFPVGNIVRAIQILWYMESTWWIHANMDQHSVPPSRFADEMNWIAENYGVLHNILADL; encoded by the coding sequence ATGATAGAGCCGTTATCTAATGAAAAAGCTACAATCATTTTTCAAGAGTTGAAAGTAGAATGCGAAACTTTATTTGAATTTAAAATTCGAAATGCAATACCTATTCATCGTGGTTGGCTAAATTTGAAGTGGAAACTCGAAACGGATGCAGGGGATTTTGTATTAAAGCAATATAATCAAGAACGGTACAAAATGTATAACTCGGACCTTTTAATACAAGCATTACAACAACAGCAAAGATTACATAATAATGGTGTAAGTTGTCCAAAGGTATTAATTTATAAAAATAATGTAATGCATATATCAAAAAGTGATGAAAGATTTATAGTATTAGAACATAAGGAAGGTAGCTTAGTTTCACCAGGAAAAGTGAATCAAAAGGAAATTCACTCTCTTGGTCAGACGATAGGTTATATGCATAACTTGTTAAATGATGGCTCTTTAATAAAAGGAGAAAATCCTAAATTTGTTCCACCTACTAAAGAGGCAAGATTGAAACATTGGGAAGATAAAAGGAGAGAAGTAGAGAATCTAGGAAAAGAGCACATTCTCCCTTATATAAAATTACAACAAGAGGCAACACAATTGGTAAGTGTAGATCAATTTCATAATAGCAAATGTGGATGGGTGCACCGTGATTTATGGGTAGATAATTTCTTGTTTCTTAATGATAAAGTATCAGCGATTCTTGATTTTGATCGCATGGATTACGATTATGTAGAGTTAGATATTGGCCGTGTAGTTATATCGTGTGCATTAAGTGACGGAGTATTAAATAAGAGTCTTGTTGCATCATTTTTAGAAGGTTACCGCAATGAAGTAGACTTTCCAGTAGGGAATATTGTTCGGGCAATTCAAATCCTTTGGTACATGGAAAGTACTTGGTGGATTCATGCCAATATGGATCAGCATAGTGTACCACCTTCACGCTTTGCAGATGAAATGAATTGGATAGCTGAAAATTATGGTGTATTACATAATATATTGGCCGACTTATAA
- a CDS encoding peptidylprolyl isomerase PrsA, translated as MKRKKLVIGSILMGMTLSLSACGSSDNIVTTKSGSISESDFNKKLKENYGKQNLSEMVVEKVLNDKYKVTDEEVTKQLKELKDKMGDNFSTYMESNGVKNEDQLKEKLKLTFAFEKAIKATVTEKDIKDHYKPKLQVSHILVKDEKTAKEIKGKLNSGEDFAALAKQYSEDPGSKEKGGELSEFGPGMMVKEFEDAAYKLEVGQLSEPVKSSFGYHIIKLTDKKELKPYEEEKENIRKELEQQRIQDPQFHQQVTRDLLKNADIKISDKDLKDTFKELEK; from the coding sequence TTGAAAAGAAAGAAATTAGTAATTGGTAGCATTTTAATGGGGATGACGTTATCTTTATCTGCATGTGGTTCATCAGATAATATTGTAACTACAAAATCAGGAAGCATTTCAGAAAGTGATTTTAACAAAAAATTAAAAGAAAACTACGGTAAACAGAATTTATCTGAAATGGTAGTAGAGAAAGTATTAAATGATAAATATAAAGTTACGGATGAAGAGGTAACGAAACAACTGAAAGAATTAAAAGACAAGATGGGCGATAATTTTAGTACATATATGGAATCTAATGGTGTGAAAAATGAAGATCAGTTGAAAGAGAAATTAAAGCTTACTTTCGCTTTTGAAAAAGCTATTAAAGCAACCGTAACGGAAAAAGATATTAAAGATCACTATAAGCCAAAGCTTCAAGTTAGCCATATTTTAGTGAAAGATGAAAAGACAGCAAAAGAAATTAAAGGAAAATTAAATAGTGGCGAAGATTTCGCGGCATTGGCTAAACAATATTCAGAGGATCCAGGTTCTAAAGAAAAAGGTGGAGAACTATCTGAATTTGGACCTGGTATGATGGTGAAAGAATTTGAGGATGCTGCGTATAAGTTAGAAGTTGGTCAATTGAGTGAACCTGTTAAATCTTCTTTCGGATATCATATTATTAAGTTAACGGATAAAAAAGAGCTTAAACCGTATGAGGAAGAGAAAGAGAATATTCGTAAAGAATTAGAACAGCAACGTATACAAGATCCTCAATTCCATCAACAAGTTACTAGAGATCTGCTTAAAAATGCAGATATAAAGATATCTGATAAAGACTTGAAAGATACCTTTAAAGAGTTGGAAAAATAA
- a CDS encoding M3 family metallopeptidase, whose protein sequence is MQEISRWDLNRLYLNEDILFPILELKEQYFVTKDVEVLSKLIQAIEKAEYYFYCQSVEESVSSDLTKLTVKVKELKSEVQQVIKHNEVETSDNTKLIKDELNAWENMYIQLRDRIEIEHNNKLLSFGQANTIAMNSDNEKERLEVFELLTNALNKEKEIFATVLNQIGRLRNTKSNDIEDREILTQSFHANGISETVLLQMWNVTEENLDKLVSALNMYKKGKASITWHELMTVKESNEVTIPFSVAVQNVYDACKNIDEELAEFARNAIESGWIDAEPRENKPSGGFCAPFFSEKESRISMRYDGSIDSVRVLAHELGHAWHFYNMSFEQSTSFLDDYLPMSTAESASIFFETVLLNYLIETTDSKDMKKALLSWKIRNSFNYVMAIRASYQFERTFYEKCKEGPLSADEIEKLSIMAQKEAYGNALSEYQPFVWMKYIQFYIADVPFYNYPYTFGYLVSFSLLEIAQESKGTFHPKYKEFLRETGKAPVEELMKKYFEIDIRNYEFWNKAFIQISKDIDEYLQLI, encoded by the coding sequence ATGCAAGAAATTTCTAGATGGGATTTAAATCGATTGTATTTGAATGAGGATATTCTATTTCCGATTTTGGAGTTGAAAGAGCAATATTTTGTAACAAAAGATGTAGAGGTTCTTTCAAAGCTTATACAAGCTATTGAAAAAGCGGAATACTATTTCTACTGTCAATCGGTTGAAGAAAGTGTTTCATCTGACCTTACTAAATTGACTGTGAAAGTGAAGGAACTAAAAAGTGAAGTACAGCAAGTAATAAAACATAATGAAGTGGAAACTTCAGATAATACTAAGTTAATAAAAGATGAACTTAATGCGTGGGAAAATATGTACATACAATTACGGGATAGAATAGAAATAGAGCACAATAATAAACTTTTATCCTTTGGACAAGCAAATACTATTGCAATGAATAGTGATAATGAAAAGGAAAGATTAGAAGTATTCGAGTTACTTACAAATGCATTAAATAAAGAAAAAGAAATCTTTGCTACTGTATTAAATCAAATAGGAAGATTGCGTAATACAAAGAGTAATGACATAGAAGATAGAGAGATTTTAACACAATCTTTTCATGCGAATGGCATTTCAGAAACTGTATTATTACAAATGTGGAATGTGACAGAAGAAAATCTTGATAAATTAGTAAGTGCTTTAAACATGTATAAGAAAGGGAAGGCTTCGATTACATGGCATGAACTTATGACAGTAAAGGAAAGTAATGAGGTTACTATTCCTTTTTCAGTAGCAGTACAAAACGTTTATGATGCATGTAAGAATATTGATGAAGAATTAGCAGAATTTGCACGTAATGCGATAGAAAGTGGATGGATAGATGCTGAACCGAGAGAGAATAAACCATCAGGTGGGTTTTGTGCTCCATTTTTCAGTGAGAAAGAATCGAGAATCTCCATGCGTTATGATGGGAGTATAGATAGTGTAAGAGTGCTCGCTCATGAATTAGGACATGCTTGGCATTTTTATAATATGAGTTTTGAACAATCTACATCTTTTTTAGATGATTATTTGCCGATGAGTACGGCTGAATCAGCATCTATTTTCTTTGAAACGGTACTCTTAAATTATCTAATTGAAACAACGGATAGTAAAGATATGAAAAAGGCATTGCTTAGCTGGAAAATAAGAAATAGTTTTAATTATGTAATGGCAATACGAGCATCGTATCAGTTTGAAAGAACATTTTATGAAAAATGTAAAGAGGGTCCATTAAGTGCTGATGAAATTGAGAAATTATCTATAATGGCACAAAAAGAAGCATATGGAAATGCTTTAAGTGAATACCAGCCGTTTGTATGGATGAAATATATTCAATTTTATATAGCAGATGTTCCTTTTTACAATTATCCATACACATTTGGATATTTAGTAAGTTTTAGTTTATTAGAAATAGCTCAAGAAAGTAAAGGTACTTTTCATCCGAAATATAAAGAGTTTTTACGAGAAACAGGAAAGGCTCCAGTAGAGGAGCTTATGAAAAAATATTTTGAAATAGATATAAGGAATTATGAATTTTGGAATAAGGCTTTTATTCAAATTTCTAAAGACATTGATGAATATTTGCAGCTTATTTAA
- a CDS encoding Xaa-Pro dipeptidyl-peptidase, which yields MSKKKMAITLSAMLSATIIPSFTMDVHAEKKEETKNTKIELENGMTKPIYSLDEAIIENLYVETEVDSDRDGKKDRVSIKVMRPKTDPNVKVPVIYEMSPYRSGLKDVPVYNVDEELYAYEGKPYGAVNLGSYGNYYVPRGYAVILGESIGTGKSDGCPTTGDEQEILGTKSVIDWVNGRAKAFTEQGEEIQANWSTGNVGMTGVSYNGTLPNAVATTGVEGLKTIIPIAAISSWYDYYRANGAVIAPGGYQGEDTDNMAEAVLTRENPEVCGQVIKELTAGQDRKTGNYNDFWDKRNYVKDAKNVKASVFVVHGLNDWNVKTKQFAQWWDALGENNVPRKMWLHQGGHGGTSSNNWQQTQNKWLDYWLYGIENGIMDEPMVDVQRENKSWQKIKNWPDPAAVPSKIRMYLSDKSVNLPLSMGSANKVFSFLDDTQMKSNQLVANPELEVANRLVYTMPVLQKDTRISGTPKISITGNIDRSVSNLTALLVDYGGTKPEIVTRGWMDPQNLKSIENSTVIQPGKDYTFTWDMQPDDYVFKAGHQIGVVLIASDYDYTIRPKAGTKLTVKLSEVTLPIVK from the coding sequence TTGAGTAAAAAGAAAATGGCAATTACACTGTCAGCAATGCTATCTGCAACAATTATACCTAGCTTTACTATGGATGTGCATGCAGAGAAGAAGGAAGAGACTAAAAATACGAAAATTGAATTAGAAAATGGGATGACAAAACCGATTTATTCTCTCGATGAAGCCATTATCGAAAATTTATATGTAGAGACAGAAGTTGATAGTGATCGCGACGGTAAGAAAGACAGAGTATCGATAAAAGTTATGCGTCCAAAGACAGATCCGAATGTGAAGGTTCCTGTTATTTATGAAATGAGTCCATATCGATCTGGATTAAAAGATGTTCCTGTATATAATGTAGATGAAGAATTGTATGCGTATGAAGGGAAACCGTATGGAGCGGTTAATCTTGGTTCGTATGGGAACTATTACGTGCCAAGAGGTTATGCAGTTATTCTAGGCGAAAGTATCGGTACTGGAAAATCAGATGGATGCCCTACAACTGGAGATGAACAAGAAATACTCGGTACAAAGTCTGTTATTGATTGGGTAAACGGTCGCGCGAAAGCATTTACAGAACAGGGTGAGGAAATTCAGGCAAATTGGTCTACAGGAAATGTAGGTATGACTGGAGTTTCTTATAATGGTACATTACCAAATGCTGTTGCGACTACTGGAGTTGAAGGTTTAAAAACAATTATTCCAATCGCAGCAATTAGTAGTTGGTATGATTATTATCGTGCAAATGGTGCAGTCATTGCGCCAGGTGGATATCAAGGAGAAGATACAGATAATATGGCAGAAGCAGTACTAACAAGAGAAAATCCTGAAGTTTGCGGGCAAGTAATAAAAGAGTTAACAGCTGGTCAGGACCGGAAAACTGGTAATTATAATGATTTTTGGGATAAACGCAATTATGTAAAAGATGCTAAAAATGTAAAAGCAAGCGTATTTGTTGTTCATGGTTTAAATGATTGGAATGTTAAGACGAAGCAGTTCGCGCAATGGTGGGATGCACTCGGAGAAAATAATGTTCCTCGTAAAATGTGGCTACACCAAGGTGGTCATGGTGGGACATCAAGTAATAACTGGCAGCAAACACAAAATAAATGGTTAGATTATTGGTTGTATGGAATTGAAAATGGAATTATGGATGAACCAATGGTTGATGTGCAAAGAGAAAATAAATCGTGGCAAAAGATAAAAAATTGGCCAGATCCAGCGGCTGTACCTTCAAAAATCCGTATGTATTTAAGTGATAAATCAGTCAATTTGCCACTAAGTATGGGATCGGCTAATAAAGTTTTCTCATTCTTAGATGATACACAAATGAAATCAAATCAATTAGTAGCAAACCCAGAATTAGAAGTAGCCAATCGATTAGTATATACAATGCCTGTACTTCAAAAAGATACACGCATAAGTGGTACACCAAAGATTTCAATTACAGGAAATATTGATCGATCTGTATCAAATTTAACAGCATTACTTGTTGACTATGGAGGAACGAAGCCGGAAATCGTAACACGAGGCTGGATGGATCCACAAAACTTAAAGAGTATAGAAAATTCAACAGTGATTCAACCGGGCAAAGATTATACATTTACATGGGACATGCAGCCAGATGATTATGTCTTTAAAGCTGGACATCAAATAGGGGTTGTTTTAATTGCTAGCGACTATGATTATACAATTAGACCGAAAGCGGGCACGAAACTTACAGTGAAATTAAGTGAAGTGACATTGCCGATTGTGAAATAA
- a CDS encoding sensor histidine kinase produces the protein MNKLGKKLFFSISATVILIFMISLLFINNLLPNYNIYKTRENLNKFTTQIQNTTVENIEDVIHTIESENNVTIAYTPINQSEDAMNEALRMQLTKKKVTLNKLWITKDEVMKVKTEGQSNKLYDQGKVKASFFAKYIAKDDTIILIGTSIANSNEIINTLNTFYLYIVCFSLLLIILLVWILSKIITTPLKELSDVAQDISHLQFKRTKVKTNDEIGELANSINIMSEKLHEAHQDLTDRNEHLKRFMGDVTHELKTPIALVKAYSMGIKDGLDDGTYVDTIIKQTDQISNLIEELLRFSKLERDILQKEEFPIESLVQSILDKHQIELDSKEINLQVNCNTSDTIVYADLNKMRMVFQNLISNAIKYSANQNIIITLEDRNKSIYFQIKNGIHTEKIKDIDKIWEPFYVLESSRSKEKSGTGLGLAIVKSILERHGFEYGVSSIDGEIQFYINVKKD, from the coding sequence GTGAATAAACTTGGGAAAAAGTTATTTTTCAGTATTTCTGCAACTGTTATTCTCATCTTTATGATTTCATTATTATTCATTAACAATCTCTTACCGAACTATAATATTTATAAAACACGTGAAAACTTAAATAAATTTACAACACAAATTCAAAATACAACAGTGGAAAATATAGAGGATGTTATTCATACAATTGAAAGTGAAAATAACGTTACAATTGCGTATACGCCAATTAATCAGTCAGAAGATGCTATGAACGAAGCGTTACGCATGCAACTTACGAAAAAGAAAGTAACTTTAAATAAGCTTTGGATTACGAAAGACGAAGTTATGAAAGTGAAGACGGAAGGACAATCGAATAAACTGTACGATCAAGGAAAAGTAAAAGCGAGTTTTTTTGCTAAATATATTGCGAAAGATGATACGATAATTTTAATTGGGACTTCCATTGCGAATTCAAATGAAATTATAAATACGTTAAATACATTTTACTTATACATCGTATGTTTCTCGCTCCTTCTTATTATTTTACTTGTGTGGATACTTTCAAAAATAATAACGACGCCACTGAAGGAGCTAAGTGATGTGGCTCAGGATATTTCACATTTGCAGTTTAAAAGAACGAAAGTGAAAACGAATGATGAAATAGGAGAGTTGGCCAATAGTATTAATATCATGAGTGAAAAACTACATGAAGCACATCAAGACTTAACTGATCGTAATGAACATTTAAAACGATTTATGGGTGATGTGACGCATGAATTAAAGACACCGATCGCATTAGTAAAAGCATACTCTATGGGGATTAAAGATGGATTAGATGATGGGACTTACGTAGATACAATTATTAAACAAACAGATCAAATATCAAATTTAATTGAAGAACTATTACGATTTTCTAAACTAGAAAGAGATATTTTACAAAAAGAAGAATTCCCCATTGAATCACTGGTCCAGAGTATATTAGATAAGCATCAGATAGAACTGGATTCGAAAGAAATTAACTTGCAAGTAAACTGTAATACGAGCGATACAATCGTTTATGCAGATTTAAATAAAATGAGAATGGTGTTTCAAAATTTAATTTCTAATGCAATAAAATATTCAGCAAATCAAAACATAATAATTACTTTAGAAGATAGAAATAAAAGTATATATTTTCAAATAAAAAATGGCATTCATACGGAAAAAATTAAAGATATCGATAAAATTTGGGAGCCTTTTTACGTACTAGAATCTTCTCGTAGTAAAGAAAAATCAGGTACAGGATTAGGACTAGCGATAGTGAAAAGTATTTTAGAAAGACATGGTTTTGAATATGGAGTTTCCTCTATAGATGGAGAAATTCAATTTTATATAAATGTGAAAAAGGATTAA
- a CDS encoding alpha/beta hydrolase, with translation MLKDNFNISNIPAVLWGDKSEKVFIAIHGNMSNKEYAIIQILAEEANQKGYQVLSFDLPEHGERKNDNTPCKVQICVSELSIIMNYAKEHWKEINVFACSMGAYFSLLAFRNDVIEKALFLSPVVNMERIIENMMKWFNVTPELLEKEMTIETPIGQKLYWDYLCYVKEHPISTWNTDTYIMYGAKDELCEFETINYFTKKHRCELEVMETGEHYFHTEEQLKIFEQWLHKHID, from the coding sequence ATGCTTAAAGATAATTTTAACATTAGTAATATTCCCGCGGTTTTGTGGGGAGATAAAAGTGAAAAAGTTTTTATTGCAATACATGGAAATATGTCAAATAAGGAATATGCAATTATTCAAATATTAGCTGAAGAAGCTAATCAAAAAGGTTATCAAGTACTAAGCTTTGATTTACCTGAGCATGGAGAAAGAAAAAATGATAACACTCCTTGCAAAGTACAGATTTGTGTTAGTGAATTATCTATAATTATGAATTATGCAAAAGAACATTGGAAAGAAATAAACGTGTTTGCATGTAGTATGGGAGCGTATTTTAGCCTTTTAGCTTTTCGAAATGATGTGATAGAAAAGGCATTATTTTTATCACCAGTAGTTAATATGGAACGAATTATCGAAAATATGATGAAATGGTTTAATGTAACACCGGAGCTTTTAGAAAAAGAAATGACTATAGAGACACCTATTGGTCAAAAGTTATATTGGGATTATTTATGCTATGTAAAAGAGCATCCTATTAGTACATGGAATACAGATACATATATTATGTACGGAGCCAAGGATGAACTGTGCGAATTTGAAACTATTAACTATTTTACAAAAAAACATCGTTGTGAATTAGAAGTTATGGAGACGGGTGAACATTACTTTCATACTGAAGAACAGTTAAAGATATTTGAACAGTGGTTACACAAACATATCGATTAA
- a CDS encoding GNAT family N-acetyltransferase has product MILERFYVFSYLGGMDLKDIHIQQIENLMEYEFSHLVQDSEEEGFNFLIRLINEYKNKINTFNKTGECLYGIFQGDMLIGVGGLNEDPYTKDNKIGRLRRFYISKDFRRIGLGNLLLNQLLCHAEKYFEVIVLYADTKQGDVFYTENGFVKGGLYKGSSHYKLL; this is encoded by the coding sequence ATGATTCTCGAGCGTTTTTATGTATTTTCATACTTAGGGGGAATGGACTTGAAAGATATACATATTCAACAAATAGAAAATTTAATGGAATATGAATTCAGTCATCTCGTTCAAGACAGTGAAGAAGAAGGTTTTAATTTCCTTATAAGGCTAATAAATGAATATAAAAACAAAATAAATACATTCAATAAAACTGGAGAATGTTTATATGGTATTTTTCAAGGTGATATGTTAATTGGAGTTGGAGGTTTAAATGAGGATCCGTACACAAAAGACAATAAGATTGGGCGGTTAAGGAGATTTTATATTTCAAAGGATTTTCGGCGTATAGGGTTAGGGAACTTATTATTAAACCAACTATTATGTCATGCGGAAAAGTATTTTGAAGTGATTGTATTATATGCTGACACAAAGCAAGGGGATGTGTTTTATACTGAAAATGGATTTGTAAAAGGGGGATTATATAAGGGATCGAGTCACTACAAACTATTATAG
- a CDS encoding 5'-methylthioadenosine/adenosylhomocysteine nucleosidase: MNRIGIIGAMQIEIDLLLEKLVIQEEQTIAGMPFYIGEFMGIEVIITRSGVGKVNAAACAQTLIHKFDVDSIINTGVAGGLHSDVKVGDIVISTNVTHHDVSKTQMKNLFPFQEEFIASKELVELARKACISSSLQIAVHEGRIVSGECFVEDSKLKAKLIDEYAPHCTEMEGAAIGHVAYINDIPFLIIRCISDSADDEAQISYDDFAKTAANYCSEIIIEMLKNITSKTVL, translated from the coding sequence ATGAACAGAATCGGCATTATTGGAGCAATGCAAATTGAAATAGATTTACTTTTAGAAAAACTAGTTATACAAGAGGAACAGACGATAGCGGGAATGCCTTTTTATATTGGAGAATTCATGGGAATAGAAGTAATTATTACACGTTCTGGTGTAGGGAAAGTAAATGCAGCTGCATGCGCGCAAACATTAATTCATAAATTTGATGTAGACTCTATTATTAATACGGGCGTTGCTGGCGGATTACATTCAGATGTAAAAGTCGGCGATATAGTTATTTCAACTAACGTTACTCATCATGATGTAAGTAAAACTCAAATGAAAAATTTATTTCCGTTCCAAGAGGAATTTATAGCAAGTAAGGAATTGGTAGAGTTAGCACGTAAAGCTTGTATTAGTAGTAGTTTACAGATTGCAGTTCATGAAGGAAGAATTGTCAGCGGTGAATGTTTTGTTGAAGATTCAAAGTTAAAGGCGAAATTAATAGACGAATACGCACCTCATTGTACAGAAATGGAAGGGGCAGCAATTGGACATGTTGCCTACATAAATGATATACCGTTTCTCATTATAAGATGTATTTCTGACAGCGCAGATGATGAAGCTCAAATTTCTTATGATGACTTCGCGAAAACTGCTGCGAATTATTGCTCAGAAATTATTATTGAGATGCTTAAAAATATAACGAGTAAAACTGTACTATAG